A single window of Candidatus Methylomirabilota bacterium DNA harbors:
- a CDS encoding indolepyruvate ferredoxin oxidoreductase subunit alpha, translating to MGERSFTEDVKQLGYGEGQILRGEGILAITKALLQSGVSYVGGYPGSPISHLLDVMADANESLLAPMGIYFELSGSEAAAAALLGASINYPVRGAATWKSVVGTNVASDALSHVASAGVLGGALVVIGEDYGEGASILQERTHSAALKSSLPLLDPRNSLSSFARFVEEGFGLSEACNEPVLFSIRIRACHMRGTLRCKDNVAPAISMRARLATPSFSLERINLPPFTYAMEAKKFTERLPAARRYVVEHGLNEHIPGAESHLGLVLQGGLWNTTVRALHLLGLADLHGRTPVPLMVLNVLHPLVPEELLAFLRVKKRVLVVEEGMPNHLDRELKALAHEARLDVEIQGKEVFSAHGEYVPALVLRGLRTFLTSAAPTAQSVTAIEGRYAALVAHQDAVRSLLPQPITKRPPSFCTGCPERPVFSALKILRAKTPEIGDTHVAADIGCHTFSTQAPFNVGNSVLGYGMGLASASAVAPLFGKRVVSVMGDGGFWHNGLTNGVANAVCNQQDSVLVILDNFYTSATGQHHNPSTGRNARNEPTGMTMPQALRGVGVRWIRTVPSYDIPAMLRTLREALTTRARGLKVVIARGECMLERQRRERPLNRRRAAAGETVRQPRFGVDPDVCTGDHSCMRLNGCPSLTLRDSPDPLREDPIAHVDDTCVGCGVCGEVAHAAVLCPSFYEVQVVTNPGRWTRLLARLRMAVIRRLASAPA from the coding sequence ATGGGTGAGCGGTCGTTCACAGAGGACGTCAAGCAGCTCGGCTACGGAGAGGGACAGATCCTCCGTGGCGAGGGCATTCTCGCCATCACCAAGGCCCTGCTGCAGTCGGGGGTGTCGTACGTCGGCGGCTACCCGGGGTCGCCGATCTCGCACCTGCTGGACGTCATGGCCGACGCCAACGAGTCGCTCCTCGCGCCGATGGGCATCTACTTCGAGCTCTCGGGGAGCGAGGCGGCGGCGGCCGCCCTCCTCGGCGCCTCCATCAACTACCCCGTCCGGGGTGCCGCCACCTGGAAATCGGTCGTGGGCACGAACGTCGCGTCCGATGCCCTGTCCCACGTGGCATCCGCGGGCGTGCTCGGCGGCGCCCTCGTCGTGATCGGCGAGGACTACGGGGAGGGGGCCTCCATCCTGCAGGAGCGGACGCACTCCGCGGCCCTGAAGTCGTCGCTCCCGCTCCTGGATCCTCGCAACAGCCTGTCGTCGTTCGCTCGCTTCGTGGAAGAGGGGTTCGGCCTGTCCGAGGCGTGCAACGAGCCGGTGCTCTTCTCGATCCGGATCCGCGCCTGCCACATGCGCGGCACCCTGCGCTGCAAGGACAACGTCGCCCCGGCCATCAGCATGCGCGCGCGGCTGGCGACCCCGTCGTTCAGCCTCGAGCGGATCAATCTGCCGCCCTTCACCTACGCCATGGAGGCCAAGAAGTTCACGGAGCGGCTGCCCGCCGCGCGCCGGTACGTCGTCGAGCACGGGCTCAACGAGCACATCCCGGGCGCGGAGTCGCACCTGGGGCTCGTCCTGCAGGGCGGTCTCTGGAACACGACCGTTCGCGCCCTGCACCTGCTGGGGCTGGCCGACCTGCACGGGCGCACGCCGGTGCCCCTCATGGTCCTCAACGTCCTCCATCCCCTGGTGCCCGAGGAGCTGCTCGCCTTCCTCCGGGTCAAGAAGCGCGTCCTCGTGGTGGAGGAGGGAATGCCCAATCACCTCGATCGCGAGCTGAAGGCGCTCGCGCACGAGGCGAGGCTCGACGTCGAGATCCAGGGCAAGGAGGTCTTCTCGGCGCACGGGGAGTACGTGCCGGCCCTCGTCCTCAGGGGGCTGCGGACATTCCTCACCTCCGCCGCTCCCACCGCGCAGAGCGTGACCGCCATCGAGGGCCGCTACGCGGCGCTGGTTGCGCACCAGGACGCGGTGCGGAGCCTCCTGCCGCAGCCGATCACCAAGCGGCCCCCGTCGTTCTGCACGGGGTGTCCGGAGCGGCCCGTCTTCAGCGCGCTCAAGATCCTCCGCGCGAAGACACCCGAGATCGGCGACACCCACGTGGCCGCAGACATCGGCTGTCACACCTTCTCGACGCAGGCGCCGTTCAACGTGGGCAACTCGGTCCTCGGCTACGGCATGGGGCTGGCCTCCGCGAGCGCGGTGGCGCCGCTGTTCGGCAAGCGGGTCGTCTCGGTCATGGGGGACGGCGGCTTCTGGCACAACGGGCTCACCAACGGCGTCGCCAATGCCGTGTGCAACCAGCAGGACTCCGTGCTGGTGATCCTCGACAACTTCTACACGTCGGCGACCGGACAGCATCACAACCCGTCGACCGGCCGGAACGCCCGCAACGAGCCGACGGGCATGACCATGCCGCAGGCGCTGCGGGGCGTGGGCGTGCGGTGGATCCGGACGGTGCCCTCCTACGACATCCCGGCGATGCTGCGCACGCTGCGGGAGGCCCTCACCACGCGCGCGCGGGGGCTGAAGGTGGTCATCGCCCGGGGCGAGTGCATGCTCGAGCGCCAGCGGCGCGAGCGTCCGCTGAACCGCCGGCGCGCCGCGGCCGGGGAGACGGTGAGGCAGCCGCGGTTCGGCGTGGACCCCGACGTCTGCACCGGCGACCACTCGTGCATGCGGCTCAACGGCTGCCCCTCGCTCACGCTGCGCGACAGTCCCGACCCGCTGCGCGAGGACCCGATCGCCCACGTCGACGACACCTGTGTCGGCTGCGGCGTGTGCGGCGAGGTGGCGCACGCCGCGGTACTGTGCCCGTCGTTCTACGAGGTCCAGGTGGTGACGAACCCGGGCCGGTGGACCCGGCTGCTGGCCCGGCTCCGCATGGCGGTCATCCGGCGTCTCGCGTCCGCCCCGGCGTGA
- a CDS encoding indolepyruvate oxidoreductase subunit beta family protein, with the protein MLVPAVGGQGGGVLSEWLVEAALLDGHAVHGTSIPGVAQRTGSTTYYVEIAIGPADDGLEPAFSLYPVPGALDVLLAPEFLEVGRMIEQGFVSPNRTTVVCSTHRLYSIHEKIATGRAIYPREALERAARAASRTLVAFDALALARTHGTEVNAVLLGALAGVGALPLATDAYRKAIERKGVGVKANLAGFELGLAVAGDPAAGGRAPAAAAREPTPHPAFTGQIATLPETIRPIVALAVARLVDYQDAGYARRYLDRLRPFVPGPGAPPAAVDLARIVARHLATWMSYEDAVRVAQLKTRATRFDRIRAESRAGTGEIVVTDYLKPDLDEILGVLPHRLVAPVARWAARRWPHGRPTLGQHVRTTTITGFLRVWLLTRLRPLRPFSHRAHEEHARMERWLASVRRCAGRDLALAGEVARAAQLVKGYGDVRRRMALLFEDLLARVERVADLEAERGHGYAVAHGLAARYRALVLEGPDGEAQAQALAADVERRLATADAAEALAIIGGGG; encoded by the coding sequence GTGCTCGTCCCCGCTGTTGGCGGGCAGGGGGGCGGGGTCCTGTCGGAGTGGCTGGTGGAGGCGGCCCTGCTGGACGGCCATGCCGTGCACGGCACGTCGATCCCCGGGGTGGCGCAGCGCACCGGGTCGACCACGTACTACGTCGAGATCGCGATCGGTCCCGCCGACGACGGTCTGGAGCCCGCCTTCTCGCTGTATCCGGTCCCCGGCGCGCTGGACGTGCTGCTGGCTCCCGAGTTCCTCGAGGTCGGTCGCATGATCGAGCAGGGGTTCGTCTCGCCGAACCGCACCACCGTGGTCTGTAGCACGCACCGGCTCTACTCGATTCACGAGAAGATCGCCACCGGACGCGCCATCTATCCTCGCGAGGCGCTGGAGCGGGCGGCGCGCGCCGCCTCGCGCACGCTGGTCGCCTTCGACGCGCTGGCGCTGGCGCGCACCCACGGGACGGAAGTCAACGCGGTGCTGCTCGGGGCGCTGGCCGGCGTCGGTGCGCTCCCGCTCGCGACGGACGCGTATCGCAAGGCCATCGAGCGCAAGGGCGTCGGCGTGAAGGCGAACCTGGCCGGGTTCGAGCTCGGCCTCGCCGTGGCCGGGGACCCCGCGGCGGGGGGGAGGGCGCCGGCCGCCGCCGCCCGCGAGCCCACTCCCCACCCCGCCTTCACCGGCCAGATCGCGACGCTGCCCGAGACGATCCGCCCGATCGTGGCGCTCGCCGTCGCCCGGCTCGTCGACTACCAGGACGCCGGCTACGCGCGGCGGTACCTCGATCGCCTGCGGCCCTTCGTGCCGGGGCCCGGCGCGCCGCCGGCCGCCGTCGACCTCGCCCGGATCGTGGCTCGGCACCTCGCCACGTGGATGTCCTACGAGGACGCGGTGCGGGTGGCCCAGCTCAAGACCCGGGCGACACGCTTCGACCGGATCCGGGCCGAGAGCCGCGCCGGCACCGGCGAGATCGTGGTGACCGACTACCTCAAGCCCGATCTCGACGAGATCCTCGGCGTCCTGCCGCACCGGCTCGTGGCGCCGGTCGCCCGCTGGGCCGCGCGGCGGTGGCCCCACGGCCGGCCGACGCTCGGCCAGCACGTGCGGACCACGACCATCACGGGCTTCCTGCGCGTCTGGCTCCTCACGCGCCTGCGCCCGCTTCGCCCGTTCTCCCACCGGGCTCACGAGGAGCACGCGCGCATGGAGCGCTGGCTCGCGAGCGTGCGGCGGTGCGCCGGGCGCGACCTCGCCCTGGCCGGCGAGGTGGCGCGCGCGGCCCAGCTCGTGAAGGGTTATGGCGACGTGAGGCGTCGGATGGCGCTGCTGTTCGAGGACCTCCTCGCCCGCGTCGAGCGGGTGGCCGACCTCGAGGCGGAGCGCGGCCACGGGTACGCCGTGGCGCATGGGCTGGCCGCGCGCTACCGGGCGCTCGTCCTCGAGGGTCCCGACGGCGAGGCGCAAGCGCAGGCGCTCGCGGCGGACGTCGAGAGGCGCCTGGCGACGGCCGACGCGGCCGAGGCGCTCGCGATCATCGGGGGGGGGGGGG